A DNA window from Arachis duranensis cultivar V14167 chromosome 3, aradu.V14167.gnm2.J7QH, whole genome shotgun sequence contains the following coding sequences:
- the LOC107479176 gene encoding probable polygalacturonase produces MVEENTTPTSTTKHDFFETQAVLDLKRWFQAIISSHKTLFTLLWLAAFTSAFLWQRDAVSGLVVMHGGGESLKKSESSLLYPKLRPVGFSLVDFGGVGDGVTMNTKAFERAVSEISKLGEKGGGQLNVPPGRWLTAPFNLTSHITLFLHQDAVILGVQDEKYWPLVPALPSYGYGREHPGPRYTSLIHGQNLTDVVITGHNGTINGQGQTWWTKYLQKVLNHTRGPLVQILWSSDILITNITLRDSPFWTLHPYDCKNVTIKNLTILAPVYRAPNTDGIDPDSCEDMLIENCYISVGDDAIAIKSGWDQYGIAYGKPSKNIVIRNLVVRSNVSAGISIGSEMSGGVSNVTVENILVWKSRRAIRIKTAPGRGGFVRQISYKNLTFENCRVGIVVKTDYNQHPDAGYDPKALPLLEDISFTGVRGQAVRVPVRIQGSQDIPVRNVTFKDMFVGLISKRVKKKKHIFQCAFVRGQVIGTIFPAPCENFDQYNEQGQLVKHAVSWNVTDIDYQI; encoded by the exons ATGGTGGAAGAAAACACAACACCAACATCAACAACAAAACATGATTTTTTCGAAACCCAAGCCGTCTTGGACTTGAAGCGTTGGTTCCAAGCAATCATATCCTCACACAAGACCCTCTTTACACTCCTATGGCTGGCGGCGTTCACCTCCGCCTTCCTGTGGCAGAGGGATGCCGTTAGTGGGTTGGTGGTGATGCACGGTGGCGGTGAGTCTCTTAAGAAGAGTGAAAGTTCATTGTTGTATCCTAAGCTGAGGCCCGTGGGCTTCAGCTTAGTGGATTTCGGTGGCGTTGGCGACGGCGTTACCATGAACACTAAGGCGTTTGAGAGGGCGGTTTCAGAGATTTCTAAGTTGGGAGAGAAGGGTGGTGGGCAGCTGAATGTGCCCCCTGGTAGGTGGCTCACTGCACCTTTTAATCTCACCAGTcatatcactctttttcttcATCAAGATGCTGTCATTCTTGGAGTTCAG GATGAAAAGTACTGGCCACTGGTGCCTGCATTGCCTTCATATGGATATGGAAGGGAGCATCCTGGCCCTCGTTACACCAGCTTGATCCATGGCCAAAATCTTACTGATGTTGTCATAACAG GGCATAATGGTACCATAAATGGACAGGGACAAACATGGTGGACAAAATATCTGCAGAAGGTTCTGAACCATACAAGGGGTCCACTGGTTCAGATCTTATGGTCTAGTGACATTCTTATAACTAACATTACTTTGCGTGACTCTCCTTTTTGGACACTTCATCCATACGATTGCAAGAATGTTACAATCAAAAACCTTACAATTTTGGCTCCTGTGTATCGTGCACCAAATACTGATGGCATTGATCCT GATTCATGTGAAGATATGTTGATAGAGAACTGTTACATAAGCGTGGGAGATGATGCAATTGCCATAAAAAGTGGGTGGGATCAGTATGGAATTGCTTATGGAAAGCCTTCAAAGAATATAGTAATCCGAAACCTTGTTGTTCGATCTAATGTTAG TGCCGGCATCTCAATAGGCAGCGAAATGTCCGGCGGTGTATCGAACGTGACGGTGGAGAACATCCTTGTATGGAAATCCAGGCGTGCTATTCGGATCAAGACAGCGCCGGGAAGAGGCGGCTTCGTGCGCCAAATATCTTACAAGAATCTGACCTTTGAGAATTGCAGAGTTGGAATTGTCGTCAAAACAGACTACAACCAACACCCTGACGCCGGATACGACCCGAAAGCGCTTCCTCTTCTCGAGGACATAAGCTTCACGGGCGTCCGGGGCCAGGCAGTTCGAGTGCCGGTACGGATTCAAGGCAGCCAGGACATTCCTGTTAGAAATGTGACTTTTAAGGACATGTTTGTCGGATTAATTTCGAAgagggtgaagaagaagaaacatatCTTCCAGTGTGCCTTTGTCCGTGGTCAAGTAATAGGGACTATCTTCCCTGCCCCTTGTGAGAACTTTGATCAGTACAATGAACAAGGGCAGCTAGTTAAGCATGCCGTATCATGGAATGTCACAGATATAGATTACCAAATATGA